A window of Microbacterium sp. Root61 genomic DNA:
CGCCACCGAGACCGGCCTGTTCGTCGGCGGCAACGCGGAGCAGCTCATCCTCCAGGCGATCGCCGCCTTCGGCGTCCTGATCTACTCCTTCGTCCTGGCCTACGCCATCGGCTTCGCGATCGAGAAGACGATCGGATTCCGCATCAAGAACGAGGACGAGATCGCCGGTGTCGACACCGTCGTCCACGGCGAAGAGGGCTACCTCCTCGCCGAGCGGGTCTGACGACTCGCATTCCACCCCACAGGGGCGTCACGGGAAACCGTGGCGCCCCTGTGGCGTGTGCGAGGTTAGTGTGACCCTGTGGCACAGACCTCCTCCTTCCTCGGCTTCGTGTCCCGGCTGTTCGGTTCGAAGCCCCGCGCGACGACGACGGTCGCGCCCGTGCACGCGCCGGGCCATGATGCCGGGACGGCGACGATCGAGATCGCCCCGCCCGGCCGGAACGGCGTCACGATCACCTACGCGCCCGACAAAGACGGTGACCCGGATGCGGGGGAGATCGTGTGGACGTGGGTGCCCTACGCCGAGAACGACGGCCGCGGCAAGGACCGCCCGGTGCTGGTCATCGGTCGCGAGTCGGCCGAACGCGTCTTCGCGGTCCGTCTGACCAGCAAGGCGCACGACGGCGACCGCGACTTCCTGTCGATCGGCTCCGGTCCCTGGGACGTGCAGGGGCGACCGTCGTGGATCGACATCGAACAGGTTTACAGCGTGCACGTCGACGGCCTGCGGCGCGAGGCATCCGCTCTGGATCTGGACCGCTTCGTGCGCGTCGCGGACGCGCTGCACAAGCGCTACGGGTGGGCCGTCGGGCGCTGAGCCCCCTGACGCCGATGGAATCTCAATGCCGGCACCGGTGATCCTGGTCGAGGGCGACAGCGATCGCGTGGCGGTCGAGACGCTCGCTGAACGGCTCGGGATGCCCGCACCGCGGGTCGTGGCGGTCGGCGGCTCCAAAGGTGCTCAGCGCGCCGTACGCGCACTGCCAGGGTTGCGCCTGCTCGGGCTGGTGGATCGCGCCGAACGCGGGGACTTCGCGCGGGTCCTCGACGAGGTGTTCGTCTGCGACCCCGATCTGGAGGCCGAGTTCGTGCGTGCGCTCGGACTGAAGGCCGTCGAGGCGCTGATCGATGGAGAATCCGAACTCGAATCGTTCCGCCGACTCCAGCAGCAACCCGCTCAACGCGGTCGTGCCCCGGAGCAGCAGCTCGCACGATTCTTCGGCGGTCGCAGTGGTAACAAACTTCGTTACGCGCGCCTCATGGCGGCTGCGGTCCGATTGGATCGGATACCGGCACCGCTCGCCGCGCTGCTCGCGGCCACGGAGGAACGGGAAAACCCCGGGATCTCGTGATTTCCCGGGGTTCTGCGGTGGGCGATGCGGGACTCGAACCCACGACCTCTTCCGTGTGAAGGAAGCGCGCTACCAACTGCGCCAATCGCCCAATGGCCCGTGGGCCGGTTACCGATATTACCGGATGGAACTGGATGCCACGAACCAGGGTGGCGCGACACGCTCGGGCGTCCGCTGGTTTTGCACGTGGCCCAGGATCGGCTAAAGTCATTCAAGTGCCCGGAGCGATTCGGGAACATGCGGATGTAGCGCAGTTGGTAGCGCACAACCTTGCCAAGGTTGGGGTCGCGAGTTCGAGTCTCGTCATCCGCTCGAGTGCAGTATGTCTTCTCGGAGACATGAAAGCACGTGGGTTCCAAACACACGTGGTGGCGTGGCCGAGCGGCTAGGCACCGGCCTGCAAAGCCGTTTACACGGGTTCGAATCCCGTCGCCACCTCCACTCCCGACTTAGGTTGGAAAAGTGAATAGCCCTTACGGGCGCGATTGGCGCAGCGGTAGCGCGCTTCCCTGACACGGAAGAGGTCACTGGTTCGATCCCAGTATCGCGCACAGACAAAACCCCCGGAATTCCGGGGGTTTTCTGCGTTTGTGGCCAGCAATCCCGCATATCTCGCCCGCTGGAACCGAGTTGGATCGAGACGGCGTGTTCAGTTTCGCCGAGGGTGTCCCCGGCGCCTGATATCTTGACGCTCGTGGCATCCCCCCCGATGGTTCCATGCGCTGGCAGCGCTGTGCGTTGCCGGTTTGCTGGCGTCGTGCAGCGCGACGCCGCCGCATCGGGAAGCAGCCGCACCGGCCATGAACGGCGGGGTCGCGGCGGCCGGGGTGCTCGGTGTGGACGAGGACGGGTTCATCGCGCAGATGAGGATACACGCGCCACGGCTGCTCGAGGAGCGCACGACGACCGTGCTCATCGACGACGGCTACGGCTACTGCGTGGCATTGGATGCCGGCGGGAACATCGTCAATCTCAGTCTCGACTACGAGACGGCTCACCCCGGTTTCGAGGATGAGACGGGCGCGCACGCTCTGCTGTCGGTGAAGTTCCTCTGCCCAGACCACATCACGACGATCGATGACCAGTTGCCTGACTGAGCCGGCTGCGTGCTGTTCGGCGAATCGGATCGTCGCCAGATGTGCGGGACCCGTAGCATCACACTTGTGACGGAGATTCGCGCGGTCGGATTCGATCTCGATGGAACGCTCTTCGACCATCTGGGATCGGCCACCGATGGAGTGAACGTGTTCCTTCGGTATCTGGGGGTCGAGCCGTCGGACGCCGTGCGGGCGGTCTGGTTCGCGGCTGAGGAGACCGGCTTCGAGCGGTGGCGGACCGGTCAGATCAGTTTCCAGGAGCAGCGCCGGTATCGACTCGAGACGGTTCTGCCTGCTCTCGGCGTCGCACTCCCGGACGGTGCCGACGATCTCGATCGGCTCTTCGAGGAGTACCTGCGCGAGTATCGCGGGGCGTGGCGGGCATTCTCGGATGCCGCGCGAGTGCTCACCGAGCTTCGCAGCAGAGGCGTGCAGGTGGGAATTCTGACCAATGGCCGTCAAGGACAGCAAGTCGCGAAGCTGCGGGCGATCGGGTTATACGAGCAGATCGACTTCGTCCTCACCGCGGAGGCGCTGGGCGTGTGGAAGCCGGACCGCAGTGCTTTCGACGCGCTGGCCGGGCAGTTCGGAGCGGCTCCAGACGAGTGCCTGTTCGTCGGCGACCACCCCGAGCAGGACATCGCCGGTGCACTCGCGGCCGGGATGAGCGCCGTCCTCATCGATCACTACGCGGACGACACAGCGGGGCTGGAGCCCGTCCTCGACTACCTCGGCGTGGCGCGCTGAGCGGGGAGGCCCACCTGCCGACCAAGGCTGGAGAGCGCAGCCAGAGGGATGCCGGAACCCCGGCGCGCTTGCTAGGCTCCACGGTGTCCGTGCGAGCGAAGTGGAGGTGGTCCCCGTGAACGAATCGACGTGGGTGCTCCTTCCTGGAGTCACGGTCGGACGGTAGGTCGTCCGGGAGCGCCCCTCACAGAGCACTCCCGAAAGGCACGACCATGTACGTCACCTCCGAACGACGCCTCGACGACGACATTCTCGAGCGCGAATTCCTCCTCGGCGACATCCCAGGCATCCTCTGGACACCGGCATCCGCCCCTGCGCCGCTCATCCTCATGGGCCATCCCGGGGGGCTGCGTCGGATGTACGCCCGTCTGGCCGGCAGGGCCCGCAGCACGGTCGCGGAAGGCTTCGCCGCCGCCGCGATCGAACTCCCCGGCGGTGGTGAACGGCCGCCACTGCCCGACGTCGAGCGTGCTCGTGCCGATCTGCAGCGGGCGCTGACCGCAGGCGAGCCGGTCGACGAGATCGTCGAGAGGCTGGTCCTGCCGCTGGTCAAGCAAGCAGTCCCCGAGGCGCAGGCCGCCCTCGACGCGCTCCTGGGACTGCCCGAGATCACGGGGCCGGTCGGGTACTCGGGCGGAGTCATCGCCATCGGGATCCGGCTGGCGGCGGTCGAACCCCGCATCGCCGCCGCGGGGCTGTTCGCGGGCAGCTACGTTCCACAAGCCACGTTCGACGACGCCCGCCGTGTCACCGTCCCAGTCCACGTTCTGCTGCAATGGGACGACGAGGGGAACGATCGCGGGATGGCGCTGGACCTGTTCGATGCGCTCGGCTCGCAGGAGAAGACGCTGCAGGCCAACATGGGCGGGCATACCGGCATCCCATCATTCGGAGCGGAGGACGCGGCACGGTTCTTCGCCCGACATTTGGGGTGACGGGGGAGTCACGGCGGCGGTGACGCAAGCACTTTTCGTTGCCGACCGAATACGGGGCGCTGACATAGTGTGAATCCGACACCTTGCATGGGGGATCCACGATGGCTTCACGACGGACGGTTGCGCGTCACGCGTCGCTCCCTGCGCGGGCGGCCTTGCTCCATGCAGCGCTGACCGCCGGGAGCCAGGAGAGCACGCCCGCGATGAGCGGCAACGGGCACGGCGGTTGAGATGAGGATTCCCCGATTCTTCGGCGTCGTTCTCGCATTGGGCGCTGTCCTGGCTCTGGCGGCGTGCGGCGGAATCCCTGGCGTTCCGGTACCGAGGCTCGAAGCGACGCCGGTGGACTCCATGATCTGCGGTGACCCGACGGATGCGACCGAAGCACCGGCACCTGGAGCGATTCCGGCGGGGTTCAATGCCGTGGCCGTGTATCGCTGCGATATCTGGGCGTCGCAGGAGCACCCGGACGGGACGATCTGGTCCGGCACGCTCCTGGAGAAGATGGAAGGCAACCTCGACGAGTTCACTGCCGCAATCAACGCGGACAATGATCCGACGTGGCCCGGTCCGTGCCCCGCGATGTTGGTCGTGGTTCCCGAGCTGTGGGCCGAAGGCGGCAGCGGCGACTTCATCCGGCTGTCATACCCCGCCACCGCGTGCGCACAGCCGAAGCCGGAGGCCGTCGCCGCAGCACTCGCGGGGCTCGATGTCGTCGAGGCCGGGTTCACCCCGGTCTCGTTGGCGGATTCGCCCGTCGCGACTGCGGCCGGGTGCGCGACGCGCGCCACCGTCATGACGATCGCGGCCGTCACCCCGCGCGACGAATCTGCCAAGGGCTCGCCGGCGGGCATGATGCCGAACGAGACAGCGACCATCCCCTGGGAGCCGCCGCGACTGCCCGAGCCAACGGATGTCGAGGGGCTGCGTGTGTGTGTCTACGCCGCGGAACCTGCGGACTCAACCTTGGGTCAGCTCACCGACGGGGGAGCGTTCACCCGAGTGTTCGAGCTCGATGCGGTGAGAGCCGCCGCGATTGTGGACCCGCTCCGGACGGCCTCTGCGGCAGACCCTGCCTGCAGCGCCAGCGCCACGCTGTTCGTCCAAGCCCATCCCGTCGTCGCGGGTGTGCCGACGGCTCCCTTCACCGTCGAGCTCGACGGTTGCCGCCGCGTCTTCGGGCCAGACTTCCGCGCTCTGTCGGTCGCGCCGGAGCTGATGGCCGACCTCACCCCTGCCGCCCCCTGATCCGCACAGGAATTCGAGCGGGTGCTTTGTCACCAGTTCGGCGACGGACCCGGACTCCGCCTGAGTGGTTCGTACCTGCGCCAGGTCGAAAGGAATGTCGCGACGCTGTACCAGAAGCTGCCGCCGAAGAGGAGGACGCCGACGGCGGTGCCGACGGCGATCGAAGCGGCGAGAGATCCTGTCGTCACGGCGGTGAGCGATCCGGCCGTGAGCCCGACGACCACAGCGTTCACGACCATCATCAGCGTGTTGGAGCTCCCGATCAGATGGCTGGCGGATCGCCTGCGGAGAAATGAGTAGGTGCGTTCCATCCCCTCTCGATCATCCGAAGATGCGGCAAGGAAGTAGTGGGCCACCACCGGGTCGAGGTCGTTGTACGCCACACGCAACCGGTTCATCGCGACGACGTACATCATGTCTTCTTCGCCGACGTTCATCACGCGGATCTGGGTCAGGACCCCGATCAGGGAGAGGAACCCGAGGATCGAAAGCGCCGACGCCGCGAACCAGCCCTGGAATCCGGAGGCCTGCCCGAGAAGGCCGATCGTGACGAGTCCCGCGGACACGAGCGTGAGGTAGATCGTGATCCTGGTGAGCACCTCGCTCTGCGCGGTGCCGCGGGCGGCGAGCAATCCCCAATGCTCCGTCGCAAGGATCTGGGCGCGTCGAGCGAGCGCGGCATCCGATTCTTGCGGCTGCCGCCGAAACCGATCAGTCCACCGGGCGGACATGCACCGATTGTCCACCCGCGCGCTGCGGCCAGGAAGTGCCGCCGCCGATCAGGTGCCGAACACCCGCATCTGCAGCATCAGCTCGAATCTCGTCTCGGGATCGTCGAGATCGATGCCGCCGACCTGGGAGATGCGCTTCAGGCGGTAGCGGAGGGTGTTGGGGTGCACGTACATCTCGCCCGATGCCTTGGCGACGTCGCCGAAGGCGTCCAGCCAGGCGCGGAGCGTGGCGACCAGCTTGCCGTCGCCCTCGGCATCGTGCGCGGTGATCCGTGCGAGCGGACCGGAGAGTGAGCGGTTCTCGGCGACGATCAGGTCGCCGAGCTGATCGATGAGGGCAGCGGCCTGCACGTCCTCGATGAACGCCACGCGGGAATTCACACCCCGCGGGTCGCGCGCCCGCGCCACGCGCAGCGCGCGATCGGCGTCGGCTCGCGACGCGGCGAGCTGCGTCGGGTCGCTCACCGCGCTGCCGATGCCGACGATCACGTCGCTGCGGGTGCCGATGCGCGAGATGAACTCGCGCATGGAGGTCACGATCGTGCCGCGGGCGTCGGGTCCGGCGGGGGAGTCGGCCGGCGAGACGGGCAGCACGGCGTAGACCGTGTTGCCGAGCAGCGCGGTGACGGCATGGGGATGCATCGCCCCGACGTGCAGCGCGAACGCGCTGGCGAGGCGGTGCATCTCGGAATGAGTGGCGGCGGAGGCCTCCGCCCCGCCGAGCATGGCGTCGCCGCTGCGGATCATGGTCGCCACGACGCTGGAGGCACCGCTGACGCGGCCGAATCGTGCGGCATGTTCGCGCGCCGGGATGCCGCCGGCCAGAAGTTTCTCGACAGTCTCGGTGCGTGCGCGATCCTGACCACGCACCAGGAACCGCGATCGGAGCATCA
This region includes:
- a CDS encoding type II toxin-antitoxin system PemK/MazF family toxin codes for the protein MAQTSSFLGFVSRLFGSKPRATTTVAPVHAPGHDAGTATIEIAPPGRNGVTITYAPDKDGDPDAGEIVWTWVPYAENDGRGKDRPVLVIGRESAERVFAVRLTSKAHDGDRDFLSIGSGPWDVQGRPSWIDIEQVYSVHVDGLRREASALDLDRFVRVADALHKRYGWAVGR
- a CDS encoding HAD family hydrolase — translated: MTEIRAVGFDLDGTLFDHLGSATDGVNVFLRYLGVEPSDAVRAVWFAAEETGFERWRTGQISFQEQRRYRLETVLPALGVALPDGADDLDRLFEEYLREYRGAWRAFSDAARVLTELRSRGVQVGILTNGRQGQQVAKLRAIGLYEQIDFVLTAEALGVWKPDRSAFDALAGQFGAAPDECLFVGDHPEQDIAGALAAGMSAVLIDHYADDTAGLEPVLDYLGVAR
- a CDS encoding dienelactone hydrolase family protein, whose protein sequence is MYVTSERRLDDDILEREFLLGDIPGILWTPASAPAPLILMGHPGGLRRMYARLAGRARSTVAEGFAAAAIELPGGGERPPLPDVERARADLQRALTAGEPVDEIVERLVLPLVKQAVPEAQAALDALLGLPEITGPVGYSGGVIAIGIRLAAVEPRIAAAGLFAGSYVPQATFDDARRVTVPVHVLLQWDDEGNDRGMALDLFDALGSQEKTLQANMGGHTGIPSFGAEDAARFFARHLG
- a CDS encoding PucR family transcriptional regulator translates to MLAMPPLSRSTLGRMLDDLGLTLLDVVVGRVDPAVEVRAVVIHDPLDPPVYGPGDVVLGVGLADPEQIVATAHALGAAGGVALLLKQPVEADDALARAAEEHRLVVLGVTHGASWSRVSAMLASSLGIGENPGGTFVEVDDRTDLFSLANSIAALIDAPVTIEDLNSRVLAFSADQGQADEYRKNAVLGRQVPEDITLSLKRAGLFDRIYASDRPVMVNASDIGLGDELTPRAVMAVRAGSELLGTIWASISEPLTAEREQALTDVAKPAALLMLRSRFLVRGQDRARTETVEKLLAGGIPAREHAARFGRVSGASSVVATMIRSGDAMLGGAEASAATHSEMHRLASAFALHVGAMHPHAVTALLGNTVYAVLPVSPADSPAGPDARGTIVTSMREFISRIGTRSDVIVGIGSAVSDPTQLAASRADADRALRVARARDPRGVNSRVAFIEDVQAAALIDQLGDLIVAENRSLSGPLARITAHDAEGDGKLVATLRAWLDAFGDVAKASGEMYVHPNTLRYRLKRISQVGGIDLDDPETRFELMLQMRVFGT